Proteins from one Impatiens glandulifera chromosome 2, dImpGla2.1, whole genome shotgun sequence genomic window:
- the LOC124927307 gene encoding RNA-binding protein 42, with translation MSNVSSSSAPSSSSSYPVVSAPSVSSQFTYAGGSYFPVPFHLQQQPYVGASAAAAPTSLQVPAPRLPSVYPAPAPAPVPGVYALPQYQQAQQLFQRDAQTITPEALESVKAALANSEIEHKAETKKKAIPRKAAGQNWEDPTLSEWPENDYRLFCGDLGNEVNDDVLSKAFSRFPSFNMARVVRDKRTGKTKGYGFVSFSNPSDLAGALKEMNGKYVGNRPIKLRKSNWKERTDSDALERQKHHTYKKAKPVKKSVLHR, from the exons ATGTCGAATGTATCTTCGTCTTCCGCCCCTTCGAGCTCCTCTTCCTATCCCGTAGTTTCGGCTCCTTCCGTCTCCTCCCAATTCACTTATGCAGGCGGATCGTATTTTCCTGTCCCTTTTCACCTTCAGCAACAACCTTACGTCGGTgcttctgctgctgctgctccAACCTCTCTGCAAGTACCAGCGCCCCGGCTTCCTTCGGTCTACCCCGCTCCTGCTCCCGCTCCCGTCCCTGGTGTTTACGCCCTCCCGCAGTATCAACAG GCACAGCAGTTGTTTCAAAGGGATGCTCAGACAATTACTCCTGAAGCTCTAGAGAGTGTGAAAGCTGCTCTTGCGAATAGTGAAATTGAACACAAAGCAGAAACAAAAAAGAAAGCAATACCACGCAAAGCTGCTGGACAAAATTGGGAGGACCCAACTCTCTCAGAATGGCCTGAAA ATGATTATAGACTGTTTTGCGGTGATCTTGGAAATGAGGTGAATGATGATGTTCTCTCTAAAGCATTTTCTCGATTTCCTTCGTTCAACATGGCTCGG GTTGTCAGAGATAAGCGAACTGGGAAAACTAAGGGCTATGGTTTTGTTAGTTTTTCTAACCCTTCAGATCTTGCTGGTGCTTTAAAGGAAATGAATG GCAAATATGTAGGAAATCGACCAATTAAACTTAGGAAGAGCAACTGGAAGGAGAGGACAGACAGTGATGCTCTAGAGAGGCAAAAG CACCACACTTACAAGAAAGCTAAACCTGTAAAAAAGAGTGTGCTACATCGTTGA
- the LOC124926301 gene encoding uncharacterized protein LOC124926301, producing MANSKREWTDDDRDDVQEDAEEETSLDDYRIASSSRFGLTERLEDILVEEGDGDLLLQRNDREENVLQYLLALDLQVVGACRADERLNPLLKLHVSGGASEDCLLSHLSRHFEPSEVGMLARCLCIPLVSIRVGKINKQGALLCPTETRGNLDLTLLPTSDLRITFVGDDGKTEILTTIKRAYPFAASSVEKISSDNSGRSFLIKKMIPKGEVSYFWCSEKSKVIGDELLNEMKDLMEKKPSLAELTGICESRLDLFAAHIRAYAVESTALNSNPETTLHDEDVGPSYHPAQSRKQHIYLHQGSLGPRSSSFKECQPRNLSPISNAAKEKLKRQFSSSSINASSFLDTKVDNNQPEAVEESESDALPFLTTLSSQLPPILPTIFSPSQYTNLSFIAAAAAASSSSFLPYNNNNTIASQQIPVSFTEPFSLPPLSSLLTPSVDEGENRLVLPQGFFPTLLPVVASGSQQIPPFTPLICDPIVHIPVIDMLCSSGGQGYIVSSAGPPPLHQNLAVDPNVEKGARETLRMLLSGGSAQSKPQLVGMFPGGLTEKTDKRQSVVGLGNRGHYNTGVEDINIISSRISALGLVSSLSLSDQAVCFGKRWNGSGSNHEYDRVSEMSVPAYMEKEEERSENGSGLEEDTA from the exons ATGGCTAATTCTAAGAGAGAATGGACGGACGATGACCGAGATGATGTGCAGGAGGACGCGGAAGAAGAGACGAGCCTTGATGATTACAGAATTGCCTCGTCTTCAAGGTTTGGTCTGACGGAGCGGCTGGAAGATATTCTTGTGGAGGAAGGCGATGGTGATTTGCTTCTACAGAGGAACGATCGGGAGGAGAATGTTTTACAGTATCTTTTGGCTCTCGACTTACAGGTTGTCGGTGCTTGCCGTGCTGATGAGAGGTTGAATCCTTTGTTGAAGCTGCACGTCTCCGGCGGTGCCTCCGAGGATTGCTTGTTATCTCATCTTAGTCGA CACTTTGAGCCCTCCGAAGTCGGGATGCTGGCCAGATGTTTGTGTATTCCTCTGGTTTCCATACGAGTCGGAAAGATAAACAAGCAAGGGGCACTTCTGTGCCCAACTGAAACAAG GGGGAATTTGGATCTGACCCTTCTGCCCACGTCTGATTTACGGATCACATTTGTTGGGGATGATGGTAAGACAGAGATATTGACAACCATAAAGAGAGCCTATCCCTTTGCTGCATCATCAGTTGAAAAGATCTCGTCCGACAACTCAGGACGGTCCTTCCTAATAAAGAAGATGATACCAAAAGGAGAGGTTTCTTACTTTTGGTGCTCTGAGAAATCAAAAGTTATTGGAGACGAGTTGCTTAACGAG ATGAAGGATTTGATGGAAAAGAAGCCGTCTCTTGCCGAGCTGACAGGTATATGTGAATCCCGCCTTGACCTGTTTGCGGCTCATATACGAGCTTATGCTGTCGAGTCAACTGCATTGAACTCCAATCCCGAGACGACATTACACGACGAAGATGTTGGACCTTCTTATCATCCTGCACAGTCTCGAAAGCAGCATATTTATCTCCACCAAGGTAGCCTAGGTCCTCGGTCAAGTTCTTTTAAGGAGTGTCAACCTAGAAACCTGTCGCCTATTAGCAACGCTGCAAAAGAAAAGCTTAAGAGACAGTTTTCTAGTAGTAGTATCAATGCATCATCGTTCTTGGACACGAAAGTGGACAACAATCAACCTGAAGCAGTTGAGGAATCTGAATCCGATGCCCTCCCGTTTCTTACCACCCTATCATCACAGTTGCCGCCAATACTGCCTACTATATTTTCTCCAAGCCAATACACAAACTTATCCTTTATTGCAGCAGCTGCGGCAGCTTCATCGTCatcgtttctaccatataataataataatacaattgcaTCCCAACAGATTCCGGTTTCCTTTACAGAGCCATTTTCATTGCCGCCTTTATCTAGTTTACTGACACCTTCGGTTGATGAAGGTGAAAATAGACTAGTTCTGCCACAGGGATTCTTCCCCACATTACTTCCAGTAGTAGCATCTGGGTCGCAGCAAATTCCGCCTTTCACTCCTTTGATATGTGATCCGATCGTTCACATCCCGGTTATTGATATGTTATGCTCATCGGGAGGCCAAGGGTACATTGTTAGCAGTGCAGGACCGCCGCCTCTGCACCAAAACTTGGCGGTGGATCCTAATGTGGAGAAAGGGGCTAGGGAGACTTTGCGGATGCTGTTAAGTGGTGGTTCTGCACAAAGCAAACCGCAGTTGGTAGGTATGTTTCCAGGTGGTCTGACCGAAAAAACAGACAAGAGGCAGAGTGTTGTTGGATTGGGAAACAGGGGCCATTACAACACTGGTGTTGaagatataaatattatatccaGTAGGATATCTGCATTGGGATTGGTTTCTTCTCTATCGTTGTCTGATCAAGCAGTTTGCTTTGGGAAAAGATGGAATGGTAGCGGTAGTAACCATGAATATGATCGTGTGTCGGAGATGTCTGTGCCTGCTTACAtggagaaggaagaagaaagaagcgAGAATGGCTCGGGATTGGAAGAGGATACGGCTTGA